A region of Paralichthys olivaceus isolate ysfri-2021 chromosome 24, ASM2471397v2, whole genome shotgun sequence DNA encodes the following proteins:
- the orc4 gene encoding origin recognition complex subunit 4, with amino-acid sequence MSKRKVQDAHLPVGECMTQVQKILRERLCHQRLPDKPEGIEAQHRHLLELLKRTAIHGESNSVLIVGPRGAGKTMLLRCVLRDLLEDKEAQKSLLQVHLNGLLQTDDRIALKEITRQLHLENVVGDKVFGSFAENLGFLLEALKKGDRSSSRPVLFILDEFDLFAHHKNQTLLYNLFDVSQSAQAPISVVGITCRLDVLELLEKRVKSRFSHRQIHLLSSATFARYVERVQTQLSVPDDFPDTKFAQEWNDGIKILCEDKSVEEVLQRHYNSSRDFRSMHMLLMLCLSRVSVAKPAIKPSDLLEASRLCFADAKANMLHGLSILELCLIIAMKHLNDVYEGEPFNLQMIHNEFKKFLQRKSNSMYNFEQPVIMKAFEHLQQLELIRPVDGSSAKTQREYQLMRLMLDHSQIMEALQKYPQCPTDVKQWAMSAFG; translated from the exons ATGAGTAAGAGGAAGGTGCAAGATGCTCATCTTCCAGTGGGAGAGTGCATGACACAG GTTCAGAAGATTTTAAGGGAGAGGCTCTGCCATCAGCGGCTCCCTGATAAGCCAGAGGGAATAGAAGCTCAACACAG ACACCTACTGGAGCTGCTGAAGCGCACGGCCATCCACGGGGAGAGTAACTCGGTGCTAATCGTCGGTCCCAGAGGAGCAGGAAAAACAATG ctgctcagGTGTGTGTTGAGAGATCTGCTGGAGGACAAAGAAGCACAGAAGAGCCTGCTACAGGTTCATCTCAACG GTCTCCTGCAGACTGATGACAGAATAGCACTGAAAGAAATAACACGACAGCTCCACCTAGAAAACGTCGTGGGAGACAAAGTGTTT GGGAGTTTTGCAGAAAATCTGGGTTTCCTGCTGGAGGCACTAAAGAAAG GTGATCGCAGCAGCAGCCGCCCCGTGCTCTTCATCCTGGATGAGTTCGACTTGTTCGCCCACCACAAGAACCAGACTCTCCTCTACAACCTGTTTGACGTTTCACAGTCCGCCCAGGCGCCCATCTCCGTGGTCGGCATCACCTGCAGACTG GATgttctggagctgctggagaagcGGGTGAAGTCGCGCTTTTCCCACCGTCAGATCCACCTCCTGAGCAGCGCCACGTTCGCACGGTACGTGGAGCGGGTCCAGACGCAGCTCAGCGTGCCGGATGATTTCCCCGACACAAAGTTCGCTCAGGAGTGGAACGATGGTATCAAG ATTTTGTGTGAGGACAAATCAGTCGAGGAGGTTTTACAGAGACACTACAACTCCAGCAGAGACTTCCGTTCAATGCACATGCTGCTG atGTTGTGTCTGAGTCGTGTCTCTGTTGCCAAACCCGCCATCAAACCTTCCGACCTCCTGGAGGCCAGCAGGCTGTGTTTTGCTGACGCCAAGGCGAATATGCTCCATG GTCTGTCCATCTTGGAGCTGTGCCTGATCATCGCCATGAAGCACCTCAACGACGTCTACGAAGGAGAGCCGTTCAACCTGCAAATGATTCACAACG AGTTTAAGAAGTTCCTGCAGAGGAAGTCAAACTCCATGTACAACTTTGAGCAGCCGGTCATCATGAAG GCCTTCGagcatctgcagcagctggagttgATCCGACCGGTCGACGGCTCCTCGGCTAAAACCCAGAGGGAATACCAGCTGATGAGACTCATGCTGGACCACAGTCAGATCATGGAGGCTCTGCAGAAGTACCCACAATGCCCCACCGACGTCAAGCAGTGGGCCATGTCGGCGTTCGGTTAG